A stretch of the Aspergillus puulaauensis MK2 DNA, chromosome 6, nearly complete sequence genome encodes the following:
- a CDS encoding uncharacterized protein (COG:S;~EggNog:ENOG410PJYT;~InterPro:IPR029060,IPR039436,IPR026832;~PFAM:PF12813) gives MGIPRLKQHLLSFCQPVLFQGAPDRDDGSLECISSVVIDGPSLVYNVYARLLSWFSVVGPSRFDALPTCDEVSRGVVLYLAHLKMLGVKIENIYFDGALPARKHVTRISRLENQRRKLEVFCAETKNGFEPIISPGYKRTVKLENVLRSRPTPAMYNDIPANPFMVSAVFEDLKCRWNGANITGATKNTLPLQLFDDHESFPWADLTTMVPGEADACCAYAAKIMGCCILTNDSDLVLYDLGKRGSVAFLDSVELSRWESSKPLVSQIRAAILRPSIATQQLGVSSLLPLAYELKVQPGIGLGELLRRSKNATSMAELSNYWEFVDEYQTDHCCVQARATKQSIGFYDTRVSELLWQYELRGEYAGRDCPYVYLATMCEDHTKRCAWAKGREYRNVAYSILNLSRPISERHRCVVEFTRRGQRIAEEKIQLQDEMWISAQIKSFQARLQDLRTSLRKDSGSLYFWTLFAVCDVYGPDSGVDEGDFEKLKQFLRVGYMGKRLGWADIHLSAQINSVLYSLRVLKQVLEVSNSMAIVAVGLKAILKGLPPLHIIMDPAHQRTAMCSADITATQLSDVLGYLAQRPQKTQLECSDNGNGALKDKPQTSPSVANIAMANQNDISRPVHSPKTMSNLYELLQEQ, from the exons ATGGGAATTCCGCGACTCAAACAACACTTATTATCATTCTGTCAACCCGTTCTCTTTCAGGGGGCCCCGGATCGCGACGATGGGAGTCTTGAATGCATAAGTTCCGTTGTGATTGACGGGCCTAGCCTAGTCTACAATGTTTACGCGCGGTTGCTGTCATGGTTCTCAGTCGTTGGTCCCAGTAGGTTTGATGCTCTGCCGACCTGCGATGAAGTAAGTCGGGGGGTTGTGTTATATTTGGCGCATTTGAAAATGCTTGGCGTTAAGAT tgagaatatatatttcgaCGGAGCCCTGCCCGCACGGAAGCATGTAACCCGCATTAGCCGACTTGAAAACCAAAGAAGAAAACTCGAGGTATTTTGTGCCGAGACCAAGAATGGCTTTGAACCGATTATATCCCCCGGGTATAAACGAACCGTCAAACTAGAAAATGTTTTGCGCAGCCGACCAACGCCCGCTATGTACAATGATATTCCCGCCAATCCTTTTATGGTTTCGGCGGTGTTCGAAGACCTGAAATGTCGCTGGAATGGGGCAAATATCACGGGAGCCACCAAAAACACCTTACCACTGCAATTATTTGATGATCATGAAAGCTTTCCCTGGGCAGATCTCACGACCATGGTACCAGGGGAAGCTGATGCCTGCTGTGCCTATGCGGCAAAGATCATGGGTTGCTGCATACTCACGAATGATTCGGACCTTGTTCTCTACGACCTTGGAAAACGTGGCTCAGTCGCTTTTCTGGATTCAGTGGAACTCAGTAGGTGGGAGTCCTCCAAGCCATTGGTGTCTCAGATAAGAGCCGCGATTCTGCGCCCTTCCATAGCAACCCAGCAGCTGGGAGTCTCCAGCCTGCTCCCGCTTGCATACGAACTAAAAGTCCAGCCAGGCATTGGTTTAGGAGAGTTATTGCGGCGGTCCAAAAACGCGACTTCTATGGCGGAGCTGTCTAATTATTGGGAGTTTGTCGACGAATATCAAACCGACCACTGTTGCGTGCAAGCACGAGCTACCAAACAATCAATTGGGTTTTACGATACCAGGGTCTCGGAATTGCTATGGCAGTATGAATTGCGAGGTGAATATGCGGGTAGGGATTGTCCATACGTTTACCTCGCGACCATGTGCGAGGACCATACAAAACGATGCGCGTGGGCCAAAGGCCGCGAATATCGAAACGTGGCATATTCAATATTAAACCTCTCTCGACCCATTAGTGAAAGGCATCGCTGCGTAGTTGAATTTACTCGGCGCGGTCAGCGCATCGCGGAGGAAAAAATACAACTTCAGGACGAAATGTGGATTTCAGCTCAAATAAAATCCTTCCAGGCCCGTCTGCAGGATTTGCGGACCAGCCTCAGAAAAGACAGTGGGTCTCTATATTTCTGGACACTATTTGCTGTCTGTGATGTCTACGGCCCAGATTCTGGCGTCGATGAAGGAGATTTTGAGAAACTGAAGCAGTTTCTTAGAGTTGGATACATGGGCAAACGTCTCGGATGGGCAGATATCCACCTATCAGCACAGATAAATTCCGTTTTATATTCCTTACGGGTTTTAAAGCAGGTTCTCGAAGTCTCAAATTCTATGGCTATAGTGGCGGTGGGATTAAAGGCTATCTTGAAGGGCCTTCCACCATTACATATCATAATGGATCCCGCCCACCAACGCACGGCAATGTGTAGCGCTGATATTACAGCTACACAACTGTCAGATGTGCTTGGGTACCTGGCGCAAAGACCGCAAAAGACCCAGCTGGAATGCTCAGACAACGGGAATGGGGCGTTGAAAGACAAGCCTCAAACTTCTCCATCTGTTGCAAACATTGCAATGGCAAACCAAAATGATATCAGTAGGCCTGTGCATTCACCCAAAACTATGTCCAACTTATATGAATTATTACAGGAGCAATGA
- a CDS encoding rRNA-processing protein UTP21 (BUSCO:EOG09260SJV;~COG:S;~EggNog:ENOG410PI1Y;~InterPro:IPR007319,IPR024977,IPR036322,IPR015943, IPR019775,IPR001680,IPR011044,IPR017986;~PFAM:PF12894,PF00400,PF04192;~go_component: GO:0032040 - small-subunit processome [Evidence IEA];~go_function: GO:0005515 - protein binding [Evidence IEA];~go_process: GO:0006364 - rRNA processing [Evidence IEA]) translates to MPLSDNSNVTFSMPPAKRQKTDTDSTARRATQDTGSRIFSPFRTLGLVSPTPVPFTYARLGKVTFQITTSVGRCLHTYDLRQGLKLVFISRPQTPRDITATFAWQDKVFAAWGDAVPGALSGIWVFKRGKKIASLETLADLTEPIEHLVVFGSWIVGCCGNSITVWKNGTYEYYTSLTLTRSGGTSSRPAYATRICNVPTYLNKVFIGKSDGAVDIWNLKTGKLIHSILPAFPNAGLVTVLRPSPVLSVIAIAYESGAIAIQNVETGQIIFSFQPQTSHTRAITCIAFRSDGAGAGEDGRQAGAMATSCVGSGDITLWDLNRGGRVTGVLREAHKAPGDSAGSGINHMEFLDAQPVIVSTGKDNSLRTWIIDESPFSPIPRPLHSRRGHSDVITTVSFLPTSSDGSESAAKWLLSAGKDSSLWGFSLRKDSQSAEVSQGSVDQRARKRGQSLSNQPNFRAPEITCIACSLNRDGGIGVTASGPIWSNPTATDTTSSNRTGWESIITGHRGDKYARTWFWGKKKAGRWVFETDDGTDVKSVAISQCGTFAVIGSAGGSISLFNMQSGQHRQSYPRKVKNKLANEGAGPGRQSNISAMHTKAVTGLAIDSLNRTIVSCDLDGKAKFWDFKSGSLINELDWYPMTAITALRYSNTSDLVAFSCDDLSIRVVDMETKKVVRELWGCAGQINDLTFSSDGRWIIAASMDSIVRVWDLPTGHLIDLFRVTSTCTSLTMSPTGDLLATAHANGVGIGLWSNKNLFTPVSTRNLQMDNLSDTDLPASSGEGGVGIIEAAFKKDCEETSRDSPILSTEQLTQEMLTLSVVPRNKWQTLVHMDLIKERNMPKEPPKAPERAPFFFPTSSTTGSIDNNANAQLPGDLTPAELSRIARVQLSKSTIQSSRLASILQEGYLSGNFDSFFSELKSLTPAKLEVEIRSLNPQVKGDQSELSVFILALSDRLASKRDFELVNAWMAVFLRIHSDVVAACSESSVSTGNTLRSALGVWSRIQRTEIQRLAGLVSYCRGVVGFLRSTR, encoded by the exons ATGCCCTTAAGTGATAATAGCAATGTCACCTTCTCAATGCCGCCTGCAAAGAGACAGAAAACAGACACTGACAGTACTGCTCGCAGAGCTACACAAGATACTGGGTCTAGAATTTTTTCACCATTTCGG ACGCTTGGATTGGTTTCGCCCACCCCTGTCCCTTTTACGTACGCTAGACTTGGAAAAGTTACTTTTCAAATAACAACCTCCGTCGGCCGCTGTCTACACACCTATGACCTACGTCAAGGGCTCAAGCTAGTGTTTATCAGTCGCCCGCAAACTCCGCGAGATATTACCGCCACATTCGCATGGCAAGATAAAGTATTCGCAGCCTGGGGGGATGCGGTGCCAGGAGCTCTTAGCGGCATCTGGGTTTTCAAACGCGGAAAGAAAATTGCATCTCTGGAAACCCTGGCTGACCTTACTGAACCCATTGAACATCTGGTCGTTTTCGGCTCGTGGATTGTCGGATGCTGTGGAAACTCGATCACAGTCTGGAAAAATGGAACCTATGAGTATTACACGTCGCTTACCCTTACACGCTCCGGCGGGACCTCCAGCCGACCCGCCTATGCGACTCGAATATGCAATGTGCCAACttatcttaataaagtttTCATTGGAAAATCCGACGGAGCAGTTGATATCTGGAATTTAAAGACCGGTAAACTTATCCATAGCATTCTTCCAGCCTTCCCCAACGCGGGGCTAGTTACCGTGCTTCGACCAAGCCCCGTGCTTTCAGTCATCGCAATCGCCTACGAAAGCGGAGCAATCGCGATACAAAATGTGGAAACTGGTCAAATTATTTTTTCATTCCAACCACAGACGTCTCATACGCGAGCCATAACGTGTATCGCCTTTCGGAGCGATGGTGCTGGTGCGGGGGAAGACGGTCGTCAGGCTGGGGCGATGGCAACCTCGTGTGTGGGCAGTGGAGATATCACGCTATGGGACTTGAACCGCGGTGGCCGTGTAACGGGTGTCCTTCGCGAAGCTCACAAAGCCCCTGGAGACAGCGCGGGCTCGGGCATAAACCATATGGAGTTCCTAGATGCCCAACCAGTAATCGTCTCCACGGGAAAGGATAATTCACTTCGAACATGGATTATCGACGAGTCTCCATTTTCCCCGATTCCGAGGCCTCTACACTCCAGGCGAGGCCATTCGGATGTCATAACTACCGTCTCGTTTCTACCAACATCCTCCGACGGCTCAGAATCTGCAGCCAAATGGCTACTGAGCGCAGGCAAAGATAGCAGCTTGTGGGGATTCAGCCTACGAAAAGACAGTCAAAGCGCCGAGGTATCTCAAGGTTCTGTGGATCAAAGGGCTAGAAAAAGGGGCCAATCTTTGTCAAACCAGCCGAATTTTAGGGCACCTGAAATTACTTGTATTGCATGTTCCCTTAATCGGGACGGTGGAATAGGTGTCACGGCCTCAGGCCCTATTTGGTCGAACCCAACAGCTACCGACACGACGTCGTCAAATCGGACTGGATGGGAGAGTATAATAACAGGTCACCGTGGAGACAAGTATGCTAGGACCTGGTTTTGGGGtaagaagaaggctggacGCTGGGTATTTGAGACTGATGATGGGACTGATGTCAAG AGCGTCGCTATATCTCAGTGTGGTACCTTTGCTGTGATTGGATCTGCAGGAGGTTCCATCAGCCTGTTCAATATGCAGTCTGGGCAACATCGGCAAAGCTACCCTCGAAAAGTTAAGAATAAATTAGCTAATGAAGGCGCCGGTCCGGGGCGCCAATCGAACATCTCCGCAATGCATACAAAAGCTGTCACCGGCCTAGCAATTGATAGCCTGAATCGGACAATTGTCAGTTGTGATCTAGACGGCAAGGCCAAG TTTTGGGATTTTAAGTCTGGTTCGCTCATTAACGAGCTTGACTGGTATCCGATGACGGCGATTACAGCTCTACGATATAGCAACACAAGCGATTTGGTTGCATTTAGCTGCGATGATCTTTCAATACGCGTCGTTGACATGGAAACAAAGAAGGTCGTCCGTGAACTCTGGGGATGCGCAGGACAGATAAATGACTTGACCTTCTCTAGTGATGGGCGGTGGATAATTGCTGCTTCTATGGATTCCATTGTTCGGGTGTGGGACTTACCGACTGGCCATCTCATCGACCTTTTTCGCGTAACCAGTACGTGCACCTCTCTGACCATGTCTCCCACCGGAGACTTGTTAGCCACGGCGCATGCAAATGGTGTAGGAATCGGCCTCTGGTCGAACAAAAACTTGTTCACGCCAGTTTCCACAAGGAATCTTCAGATGGATAATCTGTCGGATACTGATCTCCCTGCCTCATCGGGCGAGGGAGGGGTCGGGATCATTGAAGCAGCCTTCAAGAAAGATTGCGAAGAAACCAGTCGCGACAGCCCGATCTTATCTACGGAGCAGCTCACTCAAGAGATGTTAACGCTTAGCGTTGTCCCCAGAAATAAGTGGCAGACGTTGGTTCACATGGATTTGATCAAG GAGCGGAATATGCCCAAGGAACCGCCGAAAGCGCCCGAAAGAGCCCCGTTCTTTTTCCCTACGTCCTCAACTACCGGTTCAATTGATAACAACGCCAATGCACAATTACCAGGGGATCTAACACCAGCGGAGCTTTCACGCATTGCCAGAGTGCAGCTTTCCAAAAGCACAATTCAGAGCTCTCGGCTGGCATCAATTTTGCAAGAAGGTTATCTGTCTGGGAACTTTGactccttcttttccgagCTGAAATCATTGACCCCAGCGAAACTCGAAGTGGAAATTAGGTCTTTAAATCCTCAAGTAAAAGGAGACCAGTCTGAACTGTCGGTCTTCATTCTGGCGTTGTCTGACCGCCTCGCATCCAAGAGAGATTTTGAGCTCGTCAATGCCTGGATGGCAGTGTTCTTAAGGATACATTCTGATGTTGTCGCAGCCTGCTCCGAGTCGAGTGTGAGTACTGGGAATACGCTGAGAAGCGCCCTTGGTGTTTGGAGTCGGATCCAAAGAACAGAGATTCAGCGCCTGGCGGGTCTTGTAAGCTACTGCCGAGGCGTTGTTGGTTTCCTCAGGTCCACTCGGTAG